The proteins below are encoded in one region of Phaseolus vulgaris cultivar G19833 chromosome 1, P. vulgaris v2.0, whole genome shotgun sequence:
- the LOC137815853 gene encoding uncharacterized protein: MSTQRQGEHGEFGTNHHAYKNSNDFTTFFFANFSNGYGELDMIKIFRRLARVKEVFISRRLNKWGRRFGFVRFFEVRNVGRLEKDLDQIYIGNKKLHVNVPKYRRSELEAKGQGSENRAYHKEQRRIYRKLHEESPTVRG; encoded by the coding sequence ATGTCGACGCAGAGGCAAGGAGAACATGGAGAATTTGGTACCAATCATCATGCCTACAAAAACTCAAATGATTTCACGACGTTCTTCTTCGCGAATTTTTCAAACGGGTATGGGGAGCTAGATATGATCAAGATTTTTAGAAGGTTGGCTAGGGTTAAAGAAGTGTTTATCTCAAGAAGACTTAACAAATGGGGGAGAAGGTTTGGGTTTGTTAGATTTTTTGAAGTAAGGAATGTGGGGAGGCTGGAGAAGGACCTTGATCAGATTTACATAGGCAACAAGAAGCTGCATGTAAATGTTCCGAAATACAGGAGGAGTGAGCTGGAAGCTAAAGGGCAGGGGAGTGAAAACAGAGCGTATCATAAGGAGCAGAGAAGGATATACAGGAAACTACACGAGGAGTCACCAACTGTTCGTGGTTAG
- the LOC137815854 gene encoding uncharacterized protein has translation MSFSSINKSLLYLILINRGLTDSVLLANEVIEDLRRKGRSGLCLKVDFEKAYDSVRWEYMYDMLDRMGFHNTWIKWTRGCMELATVSVPVNGSPTEEFIPTRGLRQSLSTVSVYNSWSNVVSMKAIQRGFEIASGLKINFHKSSLVGINVENTNLRCYSKLLNCGQMGYPFKYLGLEVGGNPRKKTFWKPVLEKLKARLSVWKGRFLSLAGRTCVIKSMLTAIPLFYLSVYKSPESVYKSIISTQRKFLWGWGKEKRPISWRLISQEKGKWKEVLLSKYGLQLDDTQIPVKYQSWWWRDIKKICREGEGEGWFKEELRWKLGRGDKIRFWEDVWVGNTSLKTCFQRLYTLTANQEQKVEEAGGWECSEWQWRLQWRRERFEWESEMERSLLERVSGSAVKRYVNETQVWGEEELERYTASGKQNLVWKGIWAAVIRGIWDQRNSILFNQGVVDVEEMIQMAKLKSWMNYGVEGYLGPALEWQGAAVLRVKKS, from the exons atgtccttttcctccattaataaaagcctcctttatttgattctcatcaatagGGGTCTCACGGATAGTGTGCTCCTGGCAAACGAGGTGATTGAGGACCTTAGAAGGAAGGGGAGAAGCGGACTGTGCTTGAAGGTAGATTTTGAAAAAGCGTATGATTCGGTAAGATGGGAGTACATGTACGATATGCTTGATAGGATGGGTTTTCATAATACCTGGATTAAGTGGACCAGAGGATGTATGGAGTTAGCCACAGTGTCTGTTCCAGTCAATGGGAGTCCAACTGAAGAATTCATACCGACAAGAGGATTGAGACAGTCCCTTAGCACCGTTTCTGTTTACA ATTCATGGAGCAATGTGGTGAGTATGAAGGCAATTCAAAGGGGTTTTGAGATAGCATCTGGGCTGAAAATCAACTTCCACAAATCAAGTCTAGTAGGTATTAATGTTGAGAATACTAATCTTAGATGCTACTCAAAACTTTTAAATTGTGGCCAGATGGGATATCCGTTTAAGTACTTGGGACTAGAAGTAGGAGGAAACCCAAGGAAAAAAACGTTCTGGAAACCTGTTTTGGAAAAATTGAAGGCCAGACTAAGTGTGTGGAAGGGGAGGTTTTTGTCCTTGGCAGGAAGGACTTGTGTAATTAAGTCCATGCTCACTGCAATACCTCTCTTCTATCTGTCTGTATATAAATCACCAGAATCGGTTTACAAAAGCATAATTAGCACTCAGAGAAAATTTCTCTGGGGATGGGGAAAGGAAAAAAGGCCGATTTCATGG CGGCTTATCTCACAAGAGAAAGGGAAGTGGAAGGAGGTATTACTCTCAAAATATGGTTTGCAACTAGATGACACACAGATTCCAGTGAAATAccaatcatggtggtggagagatatAAAAAAGATCTGTAGGGAGGGAGAAGGAGAAGGTTGGTTCAAAGAAGAGCTACGATGGAAATTAGGAAGGGGAGATAAGATCAGattctgggaggatgtgtgggttGGTAATACAAGTCTAAAAACATGTTTCCAAAGGCTGTATACCTTAACGGCAAATCAGGAGCAAAAAGTCGAAGAAGCTGGAGGGTGGGAGTGTTCTGAATGGCAATGGAGGTTACAATGGAGGAGGGAGAGATTTGAGTGGGAATCTGAGATGGAAAGAAGTCTTCTTGAAAGAGTTTCAGGGTCTGCTGTGAAGAGATACGTAAATGAAACCCAAGTGTGGGGAGAGGAGGAACTAGAGAGGTACACG GCCAGTGGAAAACAAAACTTGGTTTGGAAAGGTATTTGGGCAGCTGTTATAAGAGGTATTTGGGACCAGAGAAATTCCATTTTGTTCAATCAAGGAGTTGTGGATGTAGAGGAGATGATCCAGATGGCAAAGCTAAAATCCTG GATGAATTATGGAGTGGAAGGGTACCTTGGACCAGCACTGGAGTGGCAAGGAGCTGCAGTTCTGAGGGTGAAGAAAAGCTGA